The Halocalculus aciditolerans genome includes a window with the following:
- a CDS encoding TRAP transporter permease: MVSLRNVLIGLSVVFWGTAIWYAYALPWPRAKYGVLFLGSILELYILTEIMDLAGGGRENLVEDVRRAYGPGNRIDAALLSFSAIDVAVTAIYMLVNFQALYVERSGRALPHEYVGAAVFTFVIIYLTWRSFGGTFLAVVAAGFLYGYFGMYAPGPLQHGGLGIERILRTVVISVDGFFGFLTQLVAAWIALFLLYAGFLKGYGAFDLIMRVAFRSAKYIDSGIAQTAVLSSAVIGSVNGSQTANAGMTGSFTIPLMKRNGVKPETAGAIEAVASTAGQVLPPVMGAGAFIMASLITGVTYVDVIIAGLMPAAILSLTIFVAVHYVAAPQLDNSNADGLLQEKMPRSEFAMESLKYGIPLAVLIYKLGVEQVTVGTAALWTVVAMFLTGVSFPVVKAALTDVDEEPFDALKRTLWETLDGAREGVVVLAPVTIILAAINGVVDILTATGVPTAISLTLLDLSGGVLLVAAILSMIICIILGLGMPTTASYTIVALLVAPTLISQFFLPEFAGHFFVFYAAILAGLTPPIATCVAVACGIAGANFWKSCWEAIKISAPLFVLPFAFVYHPELVSAAFDAPSLTSGVLAMFGAIAIIHGINYRFVFGRAITAASRVAFFVTGILAMVHPSRTVQAIAVAIAVAMYVLQSVVGRPNPVAVAMGALGVGGDSPPAAGTPDKK; the protein is encoded by the coding sequence CTGGTCTCCCTCCGGAACGTCCTCATCGGGCTCTCGGTCGTGTTCTGGGGGACCGCGATCTGGTACGCGTACGCCCTCCCGTGGCCGCGCGCGAAGTACGGCGTGCTCTTCCTCGGCAGCATCCTCGAACTGTACATTCTGACGGAGATCATGGACCTCGCGGGCGGCGGGCGGGAGAACCTCGTCGAGGACGTGCGGCGCGCGTACGGGCCGGGGAACCGCATCGACGCGGCGTTGCTGTCGTTCTCGGCGATTGACGTCGCGGTCACGGCCATCTACATGCTCGTCAACTTCCAGGCGCTCTACGTGGAGCGCTCCGGCCGCGCGCTCCCGCACGAGTACGTCGGCGCGGCGGTGTTCACCTTCGTCATCATCTACTTGACGTGGCGGTCGTTCGGCGGGACGTTCCTCGCCGTCGTCGCCGCCGGTTTCCTCTACGGCTACTTCGGGATGTACGCGCCCGGGCCGCTCCAGCACGGCGGACTCGGCATCGAGCGCATCCTCCGCACGGTCGTCATCAGCGTCGACGGCTTCTTCGGGTTCCTGACGCAGCTCGTCGCCGCGTGGATCGCGCTCTTCTTGCTCTACGCGGGCTTCCTGAAGGGATACGGGGCGTTCGACCTCATCATGCGGGTCGCGTTCCGCTCCGCGAAGTACATCGACTCCGGTATCGCGCAGACGGCCGTGCTCTCCTCTGCGGTCATCGGCTCCGTGAACGGGAGTCAGACGGCGAACGCCGGGATGACGGGGTCGTTCACGATTCCGCTGATGAAGCGGAACGGCGTGAAGCCGGAGACCGCGGGCGCGATCGAGGCGGTCGCGTCCACCGCCGGGCAGGTGCTCCCGCCCGTCATGGGCGCGGGCGCGTTCATCATGGCGTCGCTCATCACGGGCGTGACGTACGTCGACGTCATCATCGCCGGTCTCATGCCGGCCGCCATCCTCTCGCTCACCATCTTCGTCGCCGTCCACTACGTCGCCGCGCCGCAGCTCGACAACTCGAACGCGGACGGCCTCCTCCAGGAGAAGATGCCGCGCAGCGAGTTCGCCATGGAGAGCCTGAAGTACGGCATCCCGCTCGCCGTCCTCATCTACAAGCTCGGCGTCGAGCAGGTGACGGTCGGGACGGCGGCGCTCTGGACGGTAGTCGCGATGTTCCTCACGGGCGTCTCCTTCCCGGTCGTGAAGGCCGCGTTGACGGACGTCGACGAGGAGCCGTTCGACGCGCTCAAGCGTACGCTCTGGGAGACGCTGGACGGCGCGCGCGAGGGCGTCGTCGTCCTCGCGCCGGTGACGATTATTCTCGCCGCCATCAACGGCGTCGTCGACATCCTCACGGCGACCGGCGTGCCGACGGCGATCTCCCTCACGCTCCTCGACCTCTCCGGCGGCGTCCTGCTCGTCGCCGCCATCCTCTCGATGATTATCTGCATCATCCTCGGGCTGGGGATGCCGACGACGGCCTCCTACACCATCGTCGCGCTCCTCGTCGCGCCGACGCTCATCAGCCAGTTCTTCCTCCCCGAGTTCGCCGGGCACTTCTTCGTGTTCTACGCCGCGATTCTCGCCGGTCTCACGCCGCCAATCGCGACGTGTGTCGCAGTGGCGTGCGGTATCGCGGGCGCGAACTTCTGGAAGAGCTGCTGGGAGGCGATTAAGATCTCCGCGCCGCTCTTCGTCCTGCCGTTCGCGTTCGTCTACCACCCCGAGCTCGTCTCGGCGGCGTTCGACGCGCCCTCGCTGACGTCCGGGGTGCTCGCGATGTTCGGCGCAATCGCGATTATCCACGGCATCAACTACCGGTTCGTCTTCGGGCGCGCCATCACGGCGGCGTCCCGCGTCGCGTTCTTCGTGACGGGAATCCTCGCGATGGTGCACCCGTCGCGGACCGTGCAGGCAATCGCGGTCGCTATCGCGGTCGCGATGTACGTCCTGCAGTCCGTCGTCGGCCGCCCGAACCCGGTCGCGGTCGCGATGGGCGCGCTCGGCGTCGGCGGCGACTCCCCGCCGGCCGCCGGCACGCCGGACAAGAAGTAG
- a CDS encoding acyl-CoA dehydrogenase family protein — translation MPTHWRDTVALDEQQRLVRESIRDITADFDDDYWRERDRKAEYPTELVDTLGEHGWLGILIPEEYGGVGMGTKEVAVMMEELGASGGGFSGPQSIHGGIYNSVPLIRYASEELKAEVLPGMASGDIALQSLCLTEPNAGSDSTSIETRAEKEGDEYVITGQKIWISRVDHSDYALVMARTTPKEDVEKRTQGISMFLVDLDDAYDQDALDIERIPKTASRPVHSFEMWFSGLRVPERNLVGVEGEGFYQLLDGLNEERLAIAAEALGLGFAALESAVDYANERVVFDRPIGKNQSIQHPIAEAYARLRAAKQVTYSAADVLEDVDRTEAGARANTAKYLAADAAFDAADIAVQAHGGFGVAREYDVERYFREARLTRLVPITQELVLNYLGNNVLGLPKSY, via the coding sequence ATGCCCACGCACTGGCGGGACACCGTCGCCCTCGACGAGCAACAGCGCCTGGTCCGCGAGAGCATCCGCGACATCACGGCGGACTTCGACGACGACTACTGGCGCGAACGCGACCGGAAGGCGGAGTATCCGACCGAACTCGTCGACACGCTCGGCGAGCACGGCTGGCTCGGCATCCTCATCCCCGAGGAGTACGGCGGCGTGGGCATGGGGACGAAGGAGGTCGCCGTGATGATGGAGGAACTCGGCGCGAGCGGCGGCGGATTTAGCGGCCCGCAGTCCATCCACGGCGGCATCTACAACTCCGTCCCGCTCATCCGCTACGCGAGCGAGGAGCTGAAAGCGGAAGTCCTCCCGGGGATGGCGAGCGGCGATATCGCCCTCCAGTCGCTCTGTCTCACCGAGCCGAACGCCGGGTCGGACTCGACGTCCATCGAGACGCGCGCCGAGAAGGAGGGCGACGAGTACGTCATCACCGGGCAGAAGATCTGGATCTCGCGCGTCGACCACTCCGACTACGCGCTCGTGATGGCGCGCACCACGCCGAAAGAGGACGTAGAGAAGCGCACGCAGGGCATCTCGATGTTCCTCGTCGACCTCGACGACGCCTACGACCAGGACGCCCTCGACATTGAGCGGATTCCGAAGACGGCGAGCCGGCCCGTCCACTCCTTCGAGATGTGGTTCTCCGGCCTCCGCGTCCCCGAGCGCAACCTCGTCGGCGTCGAGGGCGAGGGGTTCTACCAGCTCTTAGACGGCCTCAACGAGGAGCGCCTCGCCATCGCGGCGGAAGCGCTCGGCCTCGGGTTCGCCGCCCTCGAATCCGCGGTGGATTACGCGAACGAACGCGTCGTCTTCGACCGCCCCATCGGGAAGAACCAGAGCATCCAACACCCCATCGCGGAGGCGTACGCCCGCCTCCGCGCGGCGAAGCAGGTGACGTACAGCGCGGCGGACGTCCTCGAAGACGTCGACCGCACCGAGGCCGGCGCGCGCGCGAACACCGCGAAATACCTCGCCGCCGACGCCGCCTTCGACGCCGCCGACATCGCCGTGCAGGCCCACGGCGGATTCGGCGTCGCCCGCGAGTACGACGTCGAGCGCTACTTCCGCGAAGCCCGCCTCACCCGCCTCGTCCCCATCACCCAGGAACTCGTCCTCAACTACCTCGGCAACAACGTCCTCGGCCTCCCCAAATCGTACTGA
- a CDS encoding tautomerase: MPYLALDTTATPDDAARRAFTDAVTAQYTEEMATTAGHVAVAVREHPPAAMALGRAVDGPIAVLNADVRRGRSAERRRAFALAVIDWLHGEWELPRPNLKVVFTEHDGDELMGADRVGGAWSPPDE, from the coding sequence ATGCCGTACCTCGCACTCGACACGACGGCGACGCCGGACGACGCGGCGCGCCGGGCCTTTACCGACGCGGTCACCGCCCAGTACACAGAAGAGATGGCGACGACGGCCGGCCACGTCGCGGTCGCCGTGCGCGAACACCCGCCGGCGGCGATGGCGCTCGGCCGCGCCGTCGACGGTCCAATTGCGGTGTTGAACGCGGACGTGCGACGCGGGCGGTCCGCAGAGCGGCGGCGAGCGTTCGCGCTCGCCGTCATCGACTGGCTGCACGGGGAGTGGGAGCTCCCGCGCCCGAACCTGAAAGTCGTCTTCACCGAGCACGACGGTGACGAGCTCATGGGCGCAGACCGCGTCGGCGGGGCGTGGTCGCCGCCGGACGAGTGA
- a CDS encoding MaoC family dehydratase yields the protein MTDTNDADSNRRLAAGWQGRYYEDFQVGDIYKHPFGRTVTETDNVWMTNLTMNLNPMHFNEAYAAETEFGERLVDGTFVIALAVGMSVIDVSVNATANLGYDDIRHHAPVFHGDTIFAESEVIEKRESSSRDHVGIVTTELRAYNQEGELVLSLERTPMVLKREYAQPTAAQPPGWPEGIGTQPDDL from the coding sequence ATGACTGACACCAACGACGCAGATTCGAACCGACGACTCGCCGCCGGCTGGCAGGGCCGCTACTACGAGGACTTCCAGGTCGGCGACATCTACAAACACCCGTTCGGGCGGACCGTCACGGAGACGGACAACGTCTGGATGACGAACCTCACGATGAACCTCAACCCGATGCACTTCAACGAGGCCTACGCGGCCGAGACGGAGTTCGGCGAGCGCCTCGTCGACGGGACGTTCGTCATCGCGCTCGCCGTCGGGATGAGCGTCATCGACGTCTCCGTGAACGCGACGGCCAACCTCGGTTACGACGACATCCGCCACCACGCGCCCGTCTTCCACGGCGACACCATCTTCGCCGAATCCGAAGTCATCGAGAAACGCGAGAGCAGCAGCCGCGACCACGTCGGCATCGTCACCACGGAGCTCCGCGCGTACAACCAGGAGGGCGAACTCGTGCTCTCCCTCGAACGCACGCCGATGGTCCTGAAACGCGAGTACGCGCAGCCGACCGCCGCGCAGCCGCCGGGGTGGCCCGAAGGCATCGGCACCCAGCCCGACGACCTATGA
- a CDS encoding DJ-1/PfpI family protein — MDIAIVAFNGVDELDAVGPYEVFANAADEGVDLAVTLCTLDDAPTVTASHGLTFEAQGRLDDRDPDLLVVPGGQWNARGETGAWAEAERGVLPARVRDLHDAGVTVAGVCTGGMLLARAGVTDGRPATTHRGALDDLRASGATVVDARVVDDGDVVTAGGVTSGIDLALYLVEREFGASVADAVASRMEYERRGETYVSDQ; from the coding sequence ATGGATATCGCTATCGTGGCGTTCAACGGCGTCGACGAACTGGACGCGGTCGGGCCGTACGAGGTGTTCGCGAACGCCGCCGACGAAGGCGTCGACCTCGCGGTGACGCTCTGCACGCTCGACGACGCGCCGACGGTGACGGCGAGTCACGGCCTCACGTTCGAGGCGCAGGGCCGCCTCGACGACCGCGACCCGGACCTCCTGGTCGTGCCGGGCGGGCAGTGGAACGCACGCGGGGAGACTGGCGCGTGGGCGGAGGCCGAACGCGGCGTCCTCCCGGCGCGCGTCCGTGACCTCCACGACGCGGGCGTGACCGTCGCGGGCGTCTGCACCGGCGGGATGTTGCTCGCGCGGGCGGGCGTGACGGACGGGCGGCCCGCGACGACGCATCGCGGCGCGCTCGACGACCTCCGCGCGTCAGGGGCGACCGTGGTCGACGCGCGCGTCGTCGACGACGGCGACGTGGTGACCGCGGGCGGCGTGACGTCGGGCATCGACCTCGCGCTCTACCTCGTGGAACGCGAGTTCGGCGCGAGCGTCGCGGACGCCGTGGCGTCGCGCATGGAGTACGAGCGCCGCGGCGAGACGTACGTCAGCGACCAGTGA
- a CDS encoding MmgE/PrpD family protein has protein sequence MPSQSPARAETPAATLAAFVADTDFDDIPPDARETAARAITDTVGVTLAGLGHESASIAGGVTGFDTDGFPAGGETGGSRAELALLYGTAAHALDYDDLSWAMDGHPSVVLLPPILALADSTDPSGADVVTAYAVGFEVACALAEPISPEHYEAGWHATSTFGALGATAAAASLLDLDEGTVETALNVAASTASGVKENFGSMTKPLHAGLAARSGVTAVLLAREGFTAGANAIDGEKGFWSLYGAGTGDDAALAAPPTTEGWTLSERGIHIKKYPACYFTHSAIAAARDLAADHGVDPDEVESVRVTAAGGAGDALAYPDPDTALESKFSMQHAVAVALTADRVSLDWFAPDAVDDPSLVALRDRVTFAVDDSLHYDSHASTVRIEADGDTYETVREHPPWTHDHPPSADELEAKFLEAASRTVPEDTARETFAALRTLADPDTDVAALLAPLRP, from the coding sequence ATGCCTTCGCAGTCACCAGCCCGTGCGGAGACGCCGGCGGCGACGCTCGCGGCGTTCGTCGCTGACACCGACTTCGACGACATCCCGCCCGACGCGCGCGAGACGGCCGCTCGCGCCATTACGGACACCGTCGGCGTGACGCTCGCCGGCCTCGGACACGAGAGCGCCAGCATCGCCGGCGGCGTCACCGGCTTCGACACCGACGGCTTCCCGGCCGGCGGCGAGACGGGCGGGTCGCGCGCCGAACTCGCCCTCCTCTACGGCACCGCCGCGCACGCCCTCGACTACGACGACCTCTCCTGGGCGATGGACGGCCACCCGAGCGTCGTCCTGCTCCCACCCATCCTCGCTCTTGCGGATTCTACGGACCCGTCGGGCGCGGACGTCGTGACGGCGTACGCGGTCGGGTTCGAGGTGGCGTGCGCGCTCGCGGAGCCAATCAGCCCGGAGCATTACGAGGCGGGGTGGCACGCGACGTCGACGTTCGGCGCGCTCGGCGCGACCGCCGCCGCCGCGTCCCTCCTCGACCTCGACGAGGGAACTGTCGAGACGGCGTTGAACGTCGCCGCGTCGACGGCGTCGGGCGTGAAGGAGAACTTCGGGAGCATGACGAAGCCGCTGCACGCCGGCCTCGCCGCGCGCTCCGGCGTCACCGCGGTCCTCCTCGCCCGCGAAGGCTTCACCGCGGGCGCGAACGCCATCGACGGCGAGAAGGGCTTCTGGTCGCTCTACGGCGCGGGCACCGGCGACGACGCCGCACTCGCCGCCCCGCCGACCACCGAGGGCTGGACGCTCTCCGAGCGCGGCATCCACATCAAGAAGTATCCCGCCTGCTACTTCACGCACTCCGCCATCGCCGCCGCCCGCGACCTCGCCGCGGATCACGGTGTCGACCCAGACGAGGTCGAGTCCGTCCGCGTCACCGCGGCGGGCGGGGCGGGCGACGCGCTCGCCTATCCCGACCCCGACACCGCGCTCGAGTCGAAGTTCTCCATGCAGCACGCCGTCGCCGTCGCGCTCACCGCCGACCGCGTCTCCCTCGACTGGTTCGCCCCCGACGCCGTCGACGACCCGTCGCTCGTCGCGCTCCGCGACCGCGTCACTTTCGCCGTCGACGACTCCCTCCACTACGACTCGCACGCGTCGACCGTCCGCATCGAAGCCGACGGAGACACCTACGAGACAGTCCGAGAACACCCGCCGTGGACGCACGACCACCCGCCGTCCGCCGACGAACTCGAGGCGAAATTCCTCGAAGCCGCGTCGCGCACCGTCCCCGAGGACACCGCCCGCGAGACGTTCGCCGCGCTCCGGACGCTCGCCGACCCCGACACCGACGTCGCCGCGCTCCTCGCCCCGCTCCGTCCCTGA
- a CDS encoding acetyl-CoA hydrolase/transferase C-terminal domain-containing protein, which yields MTGVPDSRLVGDLPVTSPADAAAAHVGDDDTLVVSGFGSVGDPKAVPGALADAAEAGRDLSLTVVSGGSTGAPIDTRLFEADAVARRYPFQGRQESRRAINDRDVAFHDTHIARLGDQVELGALADADTAVVEAVAVGEDWLVPSTSIGQTPAYVAAADRLVVEVNHAQPLDLADLHDVYRPGLPPDRDPIPLDSVDGRIGDARLDFDPEKLVAVVETDDADTPYSFREPTDVDERIADHFADFLEAELRRNPAMCETIRLQFGVGSMGNALMGALAAFDDGGRDVEYFGEVVQDGMLDLLADGTFQSASATSLALSEDGQERLFDDIQAYTENLVLRPADVSNRAELVDRFGVVAVNSAVEVDIYGNANSTHVDGRRLLSGIGGSGDFNRNGLLSITALPSTAAGGDVSRIVPAVTHVDHPEHDVSVVITEHGVADLRGLSPVERAETLVADCAHPDYRERLHAYLDHATDERGHIPHDPDAAYDWLD from the coding sequence ATGACGGGCGTCCCCGACTCGCGGCTCGTCGGCGACCTCCCCGTTACGTCCCCCGCGGACGCCGCGGCCGCGCACGTCGGCGACGACGACACCCTCGTCGTCAGCGGCTTCGGGAGCGTCGGCGACCCGAAGGCCGTCCCCGGCGCGCTCGCCGACGCCGCCGAAGCCGGCCGCGACCTCTCGCTCACCGTCGTCTCCGGCGGGAGCACCGGCGCGCCCATCGACACCCGGCTCTTCGAGGCCGACGCCGTCGCCCGCCGCTACCCCTTCCAGGGGCGACAGGAATCGCGGCGCGCCATCAACGACCGCGACGTCGCCTTCCACGACACACACATCGCCCGGCTCGGCGACCAGGTCGAACTCGGCGCGCTCGCCGACGCCGACACCGCCGTCGTCGAAGCCGTCGCCGTCGGCGAGGACTGGCTCGTCCCCTCGACGTCCATCGGGCAGACCCCGGCGTACGTCGCCGCCGCCGACCGGCTCGTCGTCGAAGTGAATCACGCCCAGCCACTCGACCTCGCCGACCTCCACGACGTCTACCGGCCCGGCCTCCCGCCGGACCGGGACCCGATTCCGCTCGACAGCGTGGACGGCCGCATCGGCGACGCCCGCCTCGACTTCGACCCCGAGAAGCTCGTCGCCGTCGTCGAAACCGACGACGCCGACACGCCCTACAGCTTCCGGGAACCCACCGACGTCGACGAACGCATCGCCGACCACTTCGCGGACTTCCTCGAAGCCGAACTCCGCCGGAACCCCGCCATGTGCGAGACGATCCGCCTCCAGTTCGGCGTCGGCAGCATGGGGAACGCGCTCATGGGCGCGCTCGCCGCGTTCGACGACGGCGGCCGCGACGTCGAATACTTCGGCGAAGTCGTTCAAGACGGGATGCTCGACCTCCTCGCCGACGGCACCTTCCAGAGCGCCTCCGCGACGTCGCTCGCGCTCTCCGAGGACGGCCAGGAACGCCTCTTCGACGACATCCAGGCGTACACGGAGAACCTCGTCCTCCGCCCCGCCGACGTCTCGAACCGCGCCGAGCTCGTCGACCGCTTCGGCGTCGTCGCCGTCAACAGCGCCGTCGAAGTCGACATCTATGGGAACGCGAACTCCACTCACGTCGACGGGCGACGCCTCCTCTCCGGCATCGGCGGGAGCGGCGACTTCAACCGGAACGGCCTGCTCTCCATCACCGCGCTCCCCTCGACCGCCGCCGGCGGCGACGTCTCCCGCATCGTCCCCGCCGTCACCCACGTCGACCACCCCGAACACGACGTCTCCGTCGTTATCACCGAACACGGCGTCGCCGACCTCCGCGGCCTGAGCCCGGTCGAACGCGCCGAAACCCTCGTCGCGGACTGCGCCCACCCCGACTACCGCGAGCGCCTCCACGCCTACCTCGACCACGCCACCGACGAGCGCGGCCACATCCCCCACGACCCCGACGCCGCCTACGACTGGCTCGACTAG
- a CDS encoding IclR family transcriptional regulator: protein MTGDGDVKATDTLFRILDRLREADGAGVTALADDLGLAKSTVHSHLSTLKAHRYVVQEDGVYYVGNRFLELSEYARTRRKEYQLAAEQVSQLCAETGERAQFITEEHGKGIYLYCEGGERAVHTESGVGREVFLHSTAAGKAILAALPEARVDEIIDRWGLPARTDETVGDADALRAELDEIAERGYAFNRGENIQSLNAVGVAITRPDGSVSGSFSVSAPAHRLDGDRLESEVPKLLLGIANELELKIAYS from the coding sequence ATGACCGGAGACGGCGACGTGAAGGCCACCGACACGCTCTTCAGAATCCTCGACCGCCTCCGCGAGGCGGACGGCGCGGGCGTGACGGCGCTCGCCGACGACCTCGGCCTCGCGAAGAGCACGGTGCACTCCCATCTCTCGACGCTCAAGGCCCACCGGTACGTCGTTCAGGAGGACGGCGTCTACTACGTCGGGAACCGCTTCCTCGAACTGAGCGAGTACGCGCGCACGCGCCGGAAGGAGTACCAGCTCGCCGCGGAGCAGGTCTCGCAGCTCTGCGCGGAGACCGGCGAGCGCGCGCAGTTCATCACCGAGGAACACGGGAAGGGCATCTACCTCTACTGCGAGGGCGGCGAGCGCGCGGTCCACACGGAGTCCGGGGTCGGCCGCGAGGTCTTTCTCCACTCGACGGCGGCGGGGAAGGCGATTCTCGCGGCGCTCCCCGAGGCGCGCGTCGACGAAATCATCGACCGCTGGGGGCTCCCCGCGAGAACGGACGAGACGGTCGGCGACGCGGACGCGCTCCGCGCCGAGCTCGACGAGATCGCGGAGCGCGGCTACGCCTTCAACCGCGGGGAGAACATCCAGTCGCTCAACGCCGTCGGCGTCGCTATCACGCGTCCCGACGGCTCGGTGAGCGGCTCGTTCAGCGTCTCCGCGCCCGCGCACCGCCTCGACGGCGACCGACTGGAGTCCGAGGTTCCGAAACTCCTCCTCGGCATCGCCAACGAACTCGAACTCAAAATCGCCTACAGCTAA
- a CDS encoding TAXI family TRAP transporter solute-binding subunit: MKGAATMGVIGMAGCSGGGSGGGGGDGGGDGGGDGGGGGGGGGNYQIVIAGTSSGSSTQQAGQALARAAQQHSDILDISVQVTDGWTANLYEFDSGNVSSIGVDNNSLSKAMNDEGPFAEEPVDSLPMQGYVFTNLEIYWVATEESGIESTADLQEGGYTIYPIQPGFGTRLLTEEVIKEAGLWEQNDILNVGTSDISGAVEEGRVDALCVYGANGVALSSWVQEVDVRSGGGLNIIEVDDNFEQAIDNVPGAIKKTLEPYGWEQNVTSITDTTTSWVLSGQWAFGPDVPAEATHEVARLASEHWETIQQADPTTLDHSDPESMTTAVIPDLEIHPGVANFFKENDVWNDEWTAGSTNE; this comes from the coding sequence CTGAAAGGAGCCGCGACGATGGGCGTCATCGGGATGGCCGGCTGTTCCGGTGGCGGCAGCGGGGGAGGCGGTGGCGATGGCGGCGGAGACGGCGGCGGTGACGGTGGCGGCGGCGGTGGCGGTGGCGGTAACTACCAGATCGTCATCGCCGGGACGTCGTCGGGGAGTTCGACGCAGCAGGCCGGGCAGGCGCTCGCCCGCGCGGCACAGCAGCACAGCGACATCCTCGACATCAGCGTGCAGGTGACGGACGGGTGGACGGCGAACCTCTACGAGTTCGACAGCGGGAACGTCTCCTCGATCGGCGTCGACAACAACTCCCTCTCGAAGGCGATGAACGACGAGGGGCCGTTCGCCGAAGAGCCCGTGGACAGCCTCCCGATGCAGGGGTACGTCTTCACGAACCTCGAGATTTACTGGGTGGCGACGGAGGAATCCGGAATCGAGTCGACCGCCGACCTCCAAGAGGGCGGCTACACCATCTATCCGATTCAGCCCGGGTTCGGGACGCGCCTCCTCACCGAGGAGGTCATCAAGGAGGCCGGCCTCTGGGAGCAGAACGACATCCTCAACGTCGGAACGAGCGACATCTCTGGCGCGGTCGAGGAAGGCCGCGTCGACGCGCTCTGTGTCTACGGGGCGAACGGCGTCGCGCTCTCCAGCTGGGTGCAGGAGGTCGACGTCCGTAGCGGCGGCGGGCTGAACATCATCGAGGTCGACGACAACTTCGAGCAGGCAATCGACAACGTCCCCGGCGCGATTAAGAAGACGCTCGAACCCTACGGCTGGGAGCAGAACGTGACGAGCATCACGGACACGACGACGTCCTGGGTGCTCTCCGGGCAGTGGGCGTTCGGTCCGGACGTTCCCGCGGAAGCGACGCACGAGGTCGCGCGGCTCGCGAGCGAGCACTGGGAGACGATTCAGCAGGCCGACCCGACGACGCTCGACCACTCGGACCCGGAGTCGATGACGACCGCCGTCATCCCCGACCTCGAAATCCACCCGGGCGTGGCGAACTTCTTCAAGGAGAACGACGTCTGGAACGACGAGTGGACGGCCGGGTCGACGAACGAGTAG
- a CDS encoding universal stress protein has translation MYHVLAAVDGNEERAANQIDALRGLPGRDELEVTVLYVHEEIDVPADEAGRSIIEAVNEEIGELQGVPDAVYDVADELRALDVPTDVAELTGEPVEEILSAAADAEADAVLVAGRKRSPVGKAVFGSVTQGVVLDSDVPVIVAK, from the coding sequence GTGTATCACGTACTCGCAGCGGTCGACGGGAACGAGGAGCGCGCCGCGAACCAAATCGACGCCCTCCGCGGGCTGCCGGGACGGGACGAGCTCGAAGTCACGGTGCTCTACGTGCACGAGGAGATCGACGTCCCGGCGGACGAAGCCGGCCGGTCCATCATCGAAGCCGTGAACGAGGAGATCGGCGAACTCCAAGGCGTCCCGGACGCGGTGTACGACGTCGCGGACGAGCTCCGCGCGCTCGACGTGCCGACCGACGTCGCGGAGCTGACGGGCGAGCCGGTCGAGGAGATACTCAGTGCGGCGGCGGACGCCGAGGCGGACGCGGTGCTGGTCGCCGGCCGGAAGCGCAGCCCGGTCGGGAAGGCGGTGTTCGGGAGCGTCACGCAGGGCGTCGTTCTCGACAGCGACGTCCCGGTCATCGTCGCGAAGTAG